The proteins below are encoded in one region of Flavobacterium nackdongense:
- a CDS encoding glycoside hydrolase family 3 N-terminal domain-containing protein: MPIYKDPKQPIDVRVSDLLSKMTLDEKVAQTMSIWQKRSEFLYDANGNFDIEKAKKNMSFGIGEINRPSENPNGSLNGSYGRNPKEMAAITNAIQKFFVNNTRLGIPVLFHEEALHGLPAKDATSFPQSIALASTWDDDLIKRIFTSVAAEVRSRGAHHVLAPVIDIARDPRWGRFEETYGEDPFLVSRMGVAAVKGFQGENTTNGIDKNHVMATLKHLTGHGQPEAGNNTSPANLGEREIREAFLPPFFAAIKEANAQSVMASYNEIDGVPSHANTFLLKKILKDEWGFKGLVVSDYGAISELQSRHHLTETQAEAGILAFKTGVDIETPDITTYQYLKPAIESGKLAIEILDETVSRILKAKFSMGLFENPYVDVANAEVVSNMESSKKLAKEAADKAIVLLQNNDVFLPLNLSKIKTVAVIGPNADRKQLGGYSDSPKYVITLLEGIKNKVGNKVKVSYAEGCRLIEENQWNRWYKDAITPTAETDNKARIEEAVKVAENADVIILALGSDEALNREGWAENHLGDRSSIELFGQQNELLNRLSKLGKPIVVTLFNGAPLAIQNVQEKAKSILECWYLGQEGGNAVADVLLGNVNPSGKLPATFPRTTGQIPAYYNHKPTARRGYHFEENSPLYNFGFGLSYTSFTYSKPVLNKNTIKIGESSSISVTVTNIGKTDGDEIVQMYIHDLVSSVTVPVKELKGFKRVLLKAGESKTITIDITPDTLSLWDLSMKYTVEAGDFEILVGSSSADKDLQKVILKVEN; the protein is encoded by the coding sequence ATGCCGATATATAAAGACCCAAAACAACCCATAGACGTTCGCGTAAGCGATCTCTTAAGTAAAATGACACTAGACGAAAAAGTGGCTCAAACCATGAGTATATGGCAAAAACGAAGCGAGTTTTTGTATGATGCAAATGGTAATTTTGATATTGAAAAAGCCAAAAAAAATATGTCATTTGGAATAGGAGAAATTAATCGTCCTAGCGAAAATCCAAATGGTTCTTTGAATGGAAGTTATGGTCGAAATCCTAAAGAAATGGCAGCAATTACCAATGCAATTCAAAAATTCTTTGTCAATAATACGCGTTTAGGAATCCCTGTTCTATTTCACGAAGAAGCACTTCACGGTTTACCAGCCAAAGATGCTACTAGTTTTCCTCAGTCTATAGCTCTGGCTTCGACTTGGGATGATGATTTAATAAAGCGTATTTTTACTTCAGTAGCTGCTGAGGTACGCTCTCGTGGAGCTCATCACGTTTTGGCGCCCGTAATTGATATTGCTCGTGATCCTCGATGGGGACGTTTTGAGGAAACTTATGGAGAAGATCCTTTCTTGGTTTCTCGAATGGGTGTTGCCGCAGTAAAAGGATTTCAAGGAGAAAATACGACAAACGGAATAGATAAAAATCATGTTATGGCTACTCTGAAACATTTAACAGGTCATGGACAGCCAGAAGCAGGAAATAACACTTCCCCTGCAAACTTAGGTGAGAGAGAAATAAGAGAAGCCTTTTTGCCTCCATTTTTTGCCGCTATTAAGGAAGCAAATGCGCAGTCTGTAATGGCTTCCTACAACGAAATTGATGGAGTTCCTTCGCACGCCAACACTTTTTTACTTAAGAAAATTTTGAAAGACGAATGGGGTTTCAAAGGCCTAGTGGTATCTGATTATGGTGCCATTTCGGAACTTCAAAGTCGCCATCATTTGACAGAAACTCAAGCCGAAGCGGGAATTTTGGCATTCAAAACGGGAGTCGATATTGAAACTCCGGATATTACGACATACCAATATTTGAAGCCAGCAATTGAGTCTGGAAAATTAGCTATAGAAATTCTTGATGAAACCGTTTCTAGAATCTTAAAAGCAAAATTTTCAATGGGGTTATTCGAAAATCCTTATGTAGATGTTGCCAATGCTGAAGTGGTTTCAAACATGGAATCAAGCAAGAAATTAGCGAAAGAAGCTGCCGATAAAGCCATTGTTTTGTTGCAAAATAACGATGTTTTTTTACCTTTGAATTTATCTAAAATTAAAACAGTAGCCGTTATAGGCCCCAATGCAGATCGCAAACAATTGGGTGGATATAGTGATTCTCCCAAATACGTTATAACATTATTGGAGGGAATAAAAAATAAAGTTGGGAATAAAGTAAAAGTGTCTTATGCCGAAGGTTGTCGGTTGATTGAAGAAAACCAATGGAACAGATGGTACAAAGATGCTATAACACCTACCGCAGAAACTGACAATAAAGCCCGTATCGAAGAGGCTGTAAAAGTTGCTGAAAATGCTGACGTTATCATTTTAGCACTTGGTTCAGATGAAGCATTAAATAGAGAAGGATGGGCAGAAAATCATTTAGGAGATCGATCCAGTATTGAACTTTTTGGACAGCAAAATGAATTACTAAATAGATTGTCAAAATTAGGAAAACCAATCGTTGTTACCTTATTTAACGGAGCTCCATTGGCCATTCAAAATGTACAAGAAAAGGCAAAATCTATTTTGGAATGTTGGTATTTGGGTCAAGAAGGAGGCAATGCCGTTGCAGATGTTTTGTTGGGTAATGTAAATCCAAGTGGTAAATTACCAGCAACTTTCCCACGAACTACAGGTCAAATTCCAGCCTATTACAATCATAAACCAACGGCTCGAAGAGGCTATCACTTCGAAGAAAATTCCCCGCTTTATAATTTTGGTTTTGGTTTAAGTTACACTAGTTTTACTTATTCTAAACCAGTTTTGAACAAGAACACAATCAAAATTGGTGAGAGTTCATCTATAAGCGTAACAGTTACAAATATTGGAAAAACAGACGGAGATGAAATCGTTCAAATGTATATTCACGATCTGGTGAGTTCAGTAACCGTTCCCGTGAAAGAATTGAAAGGATTTAAAAGAGTTTTGTTGAAAGCTGGAGAAAGCAAAACAATCACTATCGATATTACACCAGATACACTTTCGCTATGGGATTTGTCAATGAAATATACAGTAGAAGCTGGTGATTTTGAAATCTTGGTAGGCAGTTCATCAGCTGATAAAGACTTGCAAAAAGTGATTTTGAAAGTAGAAAACTAG
- a CDS encoding methylated-DNA--[protein]-cysteine S-methyltransferase, with the protein METAFIKTPLGIAKITGDLEGISVISVSDEGTISTTIPEVLLEPIAQLQDYFEGKRTDFTFKLNPSGTEFQQKVWAALLEIPFGKTMSYLELSKKLGDVKAIRAVASANGKNPLWIVVPCHRVIGTDGSLTGYAGGLWRKKWLLEHENPTKQQVLFNGL; encoded by the coding sequence ATGGAAACTGCATTCATTAAAACCCCTTTAGGAATTGCCAAAATAACGGGTGACCTAGAAGGCATTTCAGTAATTTCCGTTTCTGATGAAGGAACTATTTCTACAACAATTCCAGAAGTTTTACTAGAACCCATTGCTCAACTTCAGGATTATTTCGAAGGAAAAAGGACTGATTTCACTTTCAAATTAAATCCATCGGGAACCGAATTTCAACAAAAAGTCTGGGCAGCATTACTCGAAATTCCCTTCGGGAAAACAATGTCGTATCTAGAATTATCTAAGAAATTAGGAGATGTCAAAGCCATTCGTGCCGTGGCTTCCGCCAATGGAAAAAACCCATTATGGATTGTCGTTCCTTGCCACAGAGTCATCGGAACCGATGGTTCGCTCACAGGTTATGCAGGCGGTTTGTGGCGCAAAAAATGGTTGCTGGAACACGAAAATCCCACGAAGCAACAAGTGCTGTTTAATGGCCTATAA
- a CDS encoding beta-N-acetylhexosaminidase, whose protein sequence is MKLKSSIALFFLMVFSLKAQHSIIPNPVSYVSQQGSFVLNSKTKVYLVNSNPELNKIVKLHFSSDSGKGYSVSEERPANNASLIRIELNKISEQTLGKEGYSLEVGEKEIVLKANAVAGLFYGLQTFDQLVPIAKSAEENIAIPACKIKDYPRFGWRGLMLDVSRHFFTKSEVKEYIDWMAKYKFNTLQLHLTDDNGWRIEIKGLPKLTQIGAWRVARFGSFGEREAPKEGEKTPYGGFYTQDDIREIIRYASEKQITIVPEIDVPGHSMALLAAYPELSTLKEPKMVNPGSKFAEWHGDGTFTMTIENSLNPADEKVYSVLDIIFGEIASLFPGNYIHLGGDECYHGYWEKDENCKALMKRENLKDAKELQSYFIKRVAKTINSKGKKVIGWDEILYGGLADGAAVMSWRGIEGGIKASQLGHEAIMSPNTFAYLDYVQGDPSVEVPIYSKLSLKKTYEFEPAPEGVDSKFILGGQANLWTEEIPTIQHAFYMTYPRAFGISESVWSPYSTKNWENFSARVEQHFKRFDAIEKPISKAVYDPIVTTKMVDGKMMCTLAAELSNVELYYTIDGTFPAKYSPKYTHPFEIPKGDITFRVVAYRNGVQIGRMLTISRDLLEKRLGK, encoded by the coding sequence ATGAAATTAAAATCCTCAATTGCGCTGTTTTTTCTAATGGTTTTTAGCCTAAAAGCACAACACTCCATTATCCCAAATCCAGTTAGTTATGTTTCACAACAAGGAAGTTTTGTTTTAAACTCAAAAACAAAAGTCTATTTAGTAAACTCCAATCCCGAACTCAACAAGATTGTAAAATTGCATTTTAGTTCCGATTCCGGAAAAGGATACTCCGTCTCCGAGGAACGGCCCGCTAATAATGCCAGCCTCATCCGAATTGAATTAAACAAAATTTCGGAGCAAACCCTCGGAAAAGAAGGCTACTCACTTGAGGTTGGCGAGAAAGAAATTGTCTTAAAAGCAAATGCTGTCGCAGGATTGTTTTATGGGCTACAAACCTTCGATCAATTGGTTCCTATTGCTAAAAGTGCTGAAGAAAACATCGCAATTCCAGCTTGTAAAATCAAAGATTATCCGCGCTTTGGTTGGCGAGGATTAATGCTCGATGTAAGTCGGCATTTTTTTACCAAATCCGAAGTAAAAGAATACATCGATTGGATGGCAAAATATAAATTTAATACGCTGCAGTTGCACCTGACCGACGATAACGGCTGGAGAATCGAAATCAAAGGTTTGCCAAAACTGACCCAAATAGGCGCTTGGCGTGTAGCACGTTTTGGCTCATTTGGAGAAAGAGAGGCGCCAAAAGAAGGAGAGAAAACGCCCTACGGAGGTTTTTACACTCAAGACGACATTAGAGAGATTATTCGATATGCATCAGAGAAACAAATTACGATTGTACCCGAAATTGATGTACCAGGACATTCTATGGCCTTGCTGGCAGCCTACCCAGAATTATCTACCCTAAAAGAACCCAAAATGGTCAATCCAGGTTCCAAATTTGCCGAATGGCACGGCGATGGTACTTTTACAATGACTATTGAAAATTCTTTGAACCCAGCCGACGAGAAAGTATATTCTGTTTTGGACATTATTTTTGGAGAAATTGCTTCTTTATTCCCCGGGAATTATATTCATTTAGGTGGCGACGAATGTTATCACGGCTATTGGGAAAAGGACGAAAATTGTAAGGCGCTGATGAAAAGAGAAAATTTAAAAGACGCCAAAGAATTGCAAAGCTATTTTATCAAAAGAGTCGCCAAAACTATCAATTCCAAAGGAAAAAAAGTCATTGGGTGGGACGAAATTCTTTACGGAGGCCTAGCAGATGGAGCCGCCGTTATGAGCTGGAGAGGAATTGAAGGTGGAATAAAAGCATCCCAATTAGGGCATGAAGCAATTATGTCGCCCAACACTTTTGCTTATTTAGATTATGTTCAAGGAGACCCTTCGGTTGAGGTGCCCATTTACAGCAAATTGTCATTAAAAAAAACCTATGAGTTTGAACCAGCGCCTGAAGGTGTCGATTCAAAATTCATTTTAGGAGGTCAAGCAAACCTTTGGACCGAAGAAATCCCAACCATTCAGCACGCTTTTTACATGACTTATCCAAGAGCTTTCGGTATTAGCGAATCGGTTTGGAGTCCTTATTCGACCAAAAATTGGGAAAATTTTTCAGCTAGAGTCGAACAGCATTTCAAAAGATTCGATGCCATCGAAAAACCTATTTCTAAAGCAGTCTACGATCCAATTGTTACCACCAAAATGGTCGATGGAAAAATGATGTGTACGCTAGCCGCTGAATTGTCAAATGTAGAATTGTATTATACTATCGATGGTACTTTTCCGGCCAAATATTCTCCAAAATATACTCATCCTTTTGAGATTCCTAAGGGAGACATCACCTTTAGAGTGGTAGCCTATCGAAATGGAGTCCAAATAGGCAGAATGCTGACCATTAGTAGAGATTTACTTGAAAAAAGACTTGGGAAATAA
- a CDS encoding c-type cytochrome: MKKIVFLFAVLAFVSCKKESEESFGKSGTTTEVQKPEALGKTLFEGKGACVACHKPDIKLVGPSLQDIAKIYKEKNGDMISFLKGEGKPIVDPSQYEVMKANFAVTKTFTDEELKALEAYVYSHLK; the protein is encoded by the coding sequence ATGAAAAAAATTGTCTTTTTATTTGCCGTTTTAGCATTTGTCTCTTGCAAAAAAGAGAGTGAGGAATCCTTTGGAAAGTCTGGAACTACAACCGAAGTTCAAAAACCCGAAGCCTTAGGAAAAACTCTTTTTGAAGGAAAAGGAGCCTGCGTAGCTTGCCACAAACCCGATATAAAGCTGGTTGGGCCGAGTCTACAAGACATTGCCAAAATTTATAAAGAAAAAAATGGCGATATGATTAGTTTTCTAAAAGGCGAAGGAAAACCTATTGTCGATCCGTCGCAATACGAAGTGATGAAAGCTAATTTTGCCGTAACAAAAACATTTACAGATGAGGAATTAAAAGCCTTAGAAGCCTACGTATATTCGCATTTAAAATAA
- the hemB gene encoding porphobilinogen synthase, with translation MFPLHRGRRLRTNESIRSLVRETTLNPSDFMFPMFIAEGDNVKVAIPSMPGIFRRSIDLTVEEVKEIYALGIRAVNIYVKVSEDLKDNTGKEAWNPNGLMQQAIKAIKKACPEMIVMPDVALDPYSIYGHDGIIANGDVENDATNAALVKMAVSHAQAGADFVAPSDMMDGRVLRLREGLDAAGFHNVGIMSYSAKYASAFYGPFRDALDSAPREAEVEVPKDKKTYQMDYANRIEAVKEALSDVEEGADMVMVKPGIAYLDIVREVKNAVNVPVTVFHVSGEYAMIKAAAERGWLDHDKIMMEQLMCIKRAGASLISTYFAKEAAIILNQ, from the coding sequence ATGTTTCCATTACACAGAGGTAGAAGATTAAGAACCAATGAAAGCATTCGTTCCTTGGTGCGTGAAACGACATTAAATCCAAGTGATTTTATGTTTCCAATGTTTATTGCCGAAGGCGATAATGTAAAAGTTGCAATTCCCTCGATGCCGGGAATTTTCCGTCGTTCGATAGATTTAACCGTTGAAGAAGTCAAAGAAATCTATGCTTTAGGAATTCGAGCGGTGAATATTTACGTAAAAGTAAGCGAGGATTTGAAAGACAATACCGGAAAAGAAGCTTGGAATCCAAACGGATTGATGCAACAAGCCATCAAAGCCATCAAAAAAGCTTGTCCTGAAATGATTGTGATGCCTGATGTGGCGTTAGACCCTTATTCGATTTATGGTCACGACGGAATTATTGCCAATGGCGATGTCGAAAACGATGCGACCAATGCTGCTTTAGTAAAAATGGCCGTTTCCCACGCACAAGCCGGAGCCGATTTCGTTGCCCCATCTGATATGATGGACGGCCGAGTTTTGCGTTTGCGCGAAGGATTGGATGCCGCAGGATTTCACAATGTGGGCATAATGAGTTATTCGGCCAAATACGCTTCGGCATTTTACGGGCCATTCCGCGATGCTTTGGACAGTGCGCCACGCGAAGCTGAGGTAGAAGTACCAAAAGACAAAAAAACCTATCAGATGGATTATGCCAACCGCATCGAAGCCGTCAAAGAAGCACTTTCAGATGTCGAAGAAGGCGCCGATATGGTGATGGTAAAACCCGGAATTGCCTATCTTGACATCGTTCGCGAAGTCAAAAATGCCGTGAATGTTCCCGTGACAGTTTTTCACGTTTCAGGCGAATATGCGATGATCAAAGCCGCTGCCGAAAGAGGTTGGCTCGATCACGATAAGATTATGATGGAACAACTTATGTGTATCAAAAGAGCGGGTGCAAGTTTAATTTCGACTTATTTCGCCAAAGAAGCGGCGATAATTTTAAATCAATAA
- a CDS encoding DUF4421 family protein, producing the protein MGIKTFCFIVFGGLFGCYAQEKPLSNPYFKAYDDNVIASMYYLDVSNTFRFVTSISDGSTLKVDLIPNHRQQIGMSVSYKFVDVSYGISPQFFNANKDNGDSKLFNISTRFIVKQWMQTLTFINQKGFYVNEFEVKFPFSDMRSTKIGGITSYIFNPNFSLKTIANQKQWQTKSSGSFVPNFAIFYTNLDLNDGPPSSQSDILEIALSPSYYYNFVINNQFLISAGVAVGGGINKVDSHISGVVESNISLKTGYNTDSFFAFLNLNYFAFGQNSNANIQLNDNISSINFTVGYRFAPPKKVEKIFETVHQKTGL; encoded by the coding sequence ATGGGTATAAAAACGTTTTGCTTTATTGTATTTGGGGGACTTTTTGGCTGCTACGCTCAAGAAAAACCTCTTTCAAATCCGTATTTCAAAGCGTACGATGATAATGTAATCGCCAGTATGTACTACTTGGATGTGTCCAATACTTTTCGGTTTGTAACTTCCATTTCTGATGGCAGCACATTAAAAGTAGATTTGATTCCCAATCATCGACAACAGATAGGCATGAGTGTTTCTTATAAATTTGTTGACGTTTCATACGGTATATCGCCTCAGTTTTTTAATGCCAATAAGGATAATGGTGACTCAAAACTTTTTAACATCAGTACCCGATTTATTGTAAAGCAATGGATGCAGACCCTTACTTTTATTAACCAAAAAGGGTTTTATGTGAATGAATTTGAAGTAAAATTCCCGTTTTCAGACATGAGATCGACCAAAATAGGAGGCATCACATCCTATATTTTTAATCCCAATTTTTCGCTCAAAACAATAGCCAATCAAAAGCAATGGCAGACCAAGAGTTCAGGTAGTTTTGTGCCTAATTTTGCCATTTTTTACACCAATCTTGATTTGAATGATGGGCCGCCCTCATCACAAAGTGATATTTTAGAAATTGCGTTATCACCTTCATACTATTATAATTTTGTCATTAATAACCAATTTTTAATATCGGCGGGAGTAGCTGTCGGCGGAGGAATTAATAAGGTAGACAGCCATATTTCGGGTGTTGTAGAATCGAACATAAGTCTTAAAACAGGCTATAATACCGATTCTTTTTTTGCGTTTTTAAATCTTAACTATTTCGCATTTGGCCAAAATAGCAATGCCAACATACAATTAAATGACAATATTTCGAGTATAAATTTCACAGTAGGGTATCGTTTTGCCCCACCAAAAAAGGTTGAAAAAATATTTGAAACAGTTCATCAAAAAACAGGGCTTTAA
- the hemF gene encoding oxygen-dependent coproporphyrinogen oxidase, with protein sequence MKNKFYQYIQTLQDQICKGLEDVDGTTKFREDIWKRPEGGGGRTRVIENGAVFEKGGVNISAVHGKLPDSMQKLFNVGEADFFACGLSLVLHPKNPMVPTVHANWRYFEMYDDNGKVIQQWFGGGQDLTPYYLFEEDAKHFHQTCKTACDKHNLEFYPKYKKQCDAYFWNAHRNEARGIGGLFFDYCKASEEMSMENWFNFVTEVGNSFLEAYVPIVEKRKNVVYSDAHRTWQEIRRGRYVEFNLVHDKGTLFGLKTNGRIESILMSLPPHVQWVYDHHPEKGSEEEKLVAILENPKEWV encoded by the coding sequence ATGAAAAATAAATTCTACCAATACATACAAACCCTTCAAGACCAAATCTGCAAAGGATTGGAAGATGTTGATGGCACAACTAAATTCCGTGAGGATATCTGGAAACGACCAGAAGGCGGAGGCGGACGAACACGCGTGATCGAAAATGGAGCAGTTTTCGAAAAAGGCGGCGTCAATATTTCTGCCGTTCACGGAAAATTACCAGATTCGATGCAAAAATTGTTCAACGTGGGCGAAGCTGATTTCTTTGCTTGTGGATTGAGTTTGGTTTTGCATCCTAAAAATCCAATGGTGCCAACGGTTCACGCGAATTGGCGCTATTTCGAAATGTATGATGACAATGGAAAAGTCATTCAGCAATGGTTTGGTGGCGGACAAGATTTAACGCCTTATTATTTGTTTGAGGAAGATGCCAAACACTTTCACCAAACCTGTAAAACGGCTTGCGATAAACACAATCTGGAATTTTATCCAAAATATAAAAAGCAATGTGATGCCTATTTTTGGAACGCACATCGCAATGAAGCTCGAGGAATTGGCGGTTTGTTTTTCGATTATTGCAAAGCATCCGAAGAGATGTCAATGGAAAATTGGTTCAATTTCGTAACCGAAGTTGGCAACAGTTTTCTCGAAGCTTATGTTCCAATTGTGGAGAAAAGAAAAAATGTAGTATATTCGGATGCCCATAGAACTTGGCAGGAAATCCGTCGCGGTCGTTATGTCGAATTCAATTTGGTACATGACAAAGGCACGCTGTTTGGCCTAAAAACCAATGGCAGAATCGAAAGTATCCTGATGAGTTTGCCGCCACACGTACAATGGGTTTATGACCATCATCCTGAAAAAGGAAGCGAAGAAGAGAAACTAGTGGCAATATTAGAAAATCCTAAAGAATGGGTATAA
- a CDS encoding BRO family protein, with amino-acid sequence MTKETAIKLFEQKQIRSIWSDEEEKWYFSIIDVLQVLIENDRPRKYWSDLKSKLIKEGSEVSEKIGQFKLLAEDGKMRLTDIADTEQLFRLIQSVPSKKAEPFKLWLAQVGRERIDEIEDPELGFDRLMGTYLKKGYSKEWVNQRLKSIEVRKDLTDEWDKRGVKKGQEYAILTDEITKAWSGLSVKQYKNHKGLKKENLRDNMSNLELVLNMLAEATTTEISKEKKPKTFVENKKIAKQGGTIAGNTRKQIEEKTGKKVVNTLNAANYLEKNKELE; translated from the coding sequence ATGACCAAAGAAACTGCCATTAAACTATTCGAACAAAAACAAATTCGTTCTATTTGGAGCGATGAAGAAGAAAAATGGTACTTTTCTATCATTGATGTATTGCAAGTTTTGATTGAAAACGATAGACCAAGAAAATATTGGAGTGATTTAAAATCCAAATTAATAAAAGAAGGAAGTGAAGTGTCCGAAAAAATCGGACAGTTTAAACTTCTTGCCGAAGATGGAAAGATGAGGTTAACTGACATTGCCGATACCGAACAATTGTTTCGTTTAATACAATCTGTTCCATCAAAAAAGGCGGAACCTTTCAAACTGTGGTTAGCTCAAGTGGGAAGGGAACGAATTGATGAAATTGAAGATCCAGAATTGGGTTTTGACCGACTTATGGGAACCTATCTCAAAAAAGGATATTCGAAAGAATGGGTAAACCAACGTCTAAAAAGTATTGAAGTAAGAAAAGACCTTACAGATGAATGGGACAAACGAGGAGTGAAAAAAGGACAAGAGTATGCCATTCTTACCGATGAGATTACCAAAGCTTGGAGCGGTTTATCGGTCAAACAATACAAGAATCACAAAGGGTTAAAAAAGGAAAATTTGCGCGACAATATGAGTAACCTTGAATTGGTTCTCAATATGTTGGCAGAAGCTACCACAACAGAAATTAGCAAGGAAAAGAAACCTAAAACTTTTGTTGAAAATAAAAAAATTGCCAAGCAAGGAGGCACAATTGCGGGAAATACACGCAAGCAAATTGAAGAAAAGACAGGCAAAAAAGTAGTCAATACCTTGAATGCTGCGAATTATTTGGAAAAGAACAAGGAATTAGAATAA
- a CDS encoding DUF3667 domain-containing protein produces MVHEIEHLLHFEKGFHFTAWQLIIKPGKTIRTYLFENRNKYVKPIVYLFFASLLFTLFTSIFHIQYTYLNVGYIEPLKDKVNLKTIDNWLISHIAYTNIIVGFCIAPWLVLLYRNRKFNIFEMIVLMSYVLATGLLVIVPLITLVKITSAFSNLTIFFIIYQIWAIGQFFGEKKILNYLKSMLAFVLGVLTHVAIFFVIGYINKYYM; encoded by the coding sequence ATGGTTCATGAAATTGAGCATCTTCTTCATTTTGAAAAAGGGTTCCATTTTACGGCTTGGCAATTAATAATTAAACCAGGTAAAACTATTCGAACCTATTTATTTGAAAATAGAAATAAATATGTAAAACCAATCGTTTATTTGTTTTTTGCATCTTTACTTTTCACTTTGTTCACCTCAATTTTTCACATTCAATATACTTACTTAAATGTGGGTTACATAGAACCATTAAAAGACAAAGTAAATTTAAAAACCATTGACAATTGGTTAATTAGTCATATTGCATACACCAACATTATTGTTGGATTCTGTATAGCACCTTGGTTAGTATTATTATATAGAAATAGAAAATTCAATATTTTCGAAATGATTGTATTGATGTCCTATGTTTTAGCGACAGGTTTACTGGTTATTGTACCACTAATTACGTTAGTTAAAATTACAAGTGCTTTTAGTAATTTGACTATTTTCTTTATTATTTATCAAATTTGGGCAATCGGACAGTTTTTTGGAGAGAAAAAGATATTGAATTACTTAAAATCTATGTTAGCATTTGTTTTAGGTGTACTAACTCACGTTGCCATCTTTTTTGTTATTGGATATATTAATAAATATTATATGTAA
- a CDS encoding GNAT family N-acetyltransferase, protein MKFNNWRTETIDKILPEEFFELISKNKTHIEKTFPVTVSNCLDLAKATDFIDNNIQKQEKKENYFFYIRNNETNNLIGYVCIKNIKLDISKCELAYFIDATFEGQGIISKAVSQTIEFCFEELKMNKIFICTSKVNKASQQIALKHKFIQEGILREEFKNHEGVLEDINYYGLLKSDCK, encoded by the coding sequence ATGAAATTTAACAATTGGAGAACCGAAACTATTGACAAGATTCTTCCTGAAGAGTTTTTCGAACTTATATCTAAAAACAAAACGCATATTGAGAAGACGTTTCCTGTTACAGTTTCTAACTGTTTGGATCTTGCCAAAGCAACAGATTTTATAGATAATAATATACAGAAACAGGAAAAAAAAGAAAATTATTTTTTCTATATTAGAAATAATGAAACAAATAATTTGATAGGATATGTTTGTATTAAGAACATAAAATTAGATATTTCAAAATGCGAATTAGCTTATTTTATTGACGCAACTTTTGAAGGGCAAGGCATTATTTCCAAAGCGGTTTCACAAACCATTGAATTTTGTTTTGAGGAATTAAAAATGAATAAAATATTTATTTGTACTTCAAAAGTCAATAAAGCTAGCCAACAAATTGCATTAAAACATAAGTTTATACAAGAAGGGATTTTGAGAGAAGAATTCAAAAACCACGAAGGAGTTTTAGAAGACATTAATTATTACGGACTATTGAAATCAGATTGTAAATAA